One window of Prionailurus bengalensis isolate Pbe53 chromosome B1, Fcat_Pben_1.1_paternal_pri, whole genome shotgun sequence genomic DNA carries:
- the TRAM1L1 gene encoding translocating chain-associated membrane protein 1-like 1 — MAFRKKSTKNPPVLSHEFILQNHADLVACVGMFFVLGLMFEGTAEASIVFITLQHSVTFPAAEDRATESKFLYYYGIKDLATVFFYMLVAIIIHATIQEYVLDKINRRMQFPKPKQSKFNESGQFSVFYLVSCIWGTFILISENCLADPTLLWRAHPHNMMTFQMKFFYISQLAYWFHAFPELYFQRTKKQDIPRQLVYIGLHLFHIAGAYLLYLNHLGLVLLMMHYFVELLSHICDLFYFSDEKYQKEVSLWAIVFILGRLVTLIVSVLTVGFHLAGGQNRNPDGITGNVNVLAAKIAVLSSSCTIQAYITWNLFNVQLQRWMEEDATLQAPSVKKKRTKGRSSRKGTENGVAASHRVDSPHKKKEKSS, encoded by the coding sequence ATGGCGTTTCGTAAGAAGAGCACCAAGAACCCCCCAGTCCTGAGCCACGAATTCATCCTGCAGAATCATGCGGACCTCGTCGCCTGTGTGGGGATGTTCTTCGTGCTGGGGCTTATGTTCGAGGGAACAGCAGAAGCGTCTATCGTTTTTATTACTCTTCAGCACAGCGTTACCTTCCCTGCAGCAGAAGACCGAGCCACAGAATCAAAGTTCCTTTACTATTACGGCATCAAAGACCTGGCCACGGTTTTCTTTTACATGCTAGTGGCAATCATCATTCACGCCACAATTCAGGAGTATGTGTTGGATAAAATTAACAGGCGAATGCAGTTCCCCAAACCGAAACAAAGCAAATTTAATGAATCTGGTCAGTTCAGTGTATTCTACCTTGTCTCTTGTATTTGGGGCACATTCATTCTAATTTCTGAAAACTGTCTGGCAGACCCAACTCTCTTATGGAGGGCTCATCCCCATAATATGATGACATTTCAGATGAAGTTTTTCTACATATCACAGTTGGCTTACTGGTTTCATGCCTTCCCCGAACTCTATTTCCAGAGAACCAAAAAGCAAGATATCCCTCGTCAACTTGTCTACATTGGCCTTCACCTCTTTCACATCGCTGGAGCTTACCTCTTGTACTTGAACCATCTAGGACTCGTTCTCTTGATGATGCATTATTTCGTGGAATTACTTTCCCACATTTGTGACCTGTTTTATTTTAGCGATGAAAAGTATCAGAAAGAGGTTTCTCTATGGGCAATTGTGTTTATTTTGGGTCGACTTGTGACTTTAATTGTTTCTGTACTGACTGTTGGCTTTCACCTGGCCGGAGGGCAGAATCGGAATCCGGATGGCATTACTGGGAACGTAAATGTGTTGGCAGCTAAAATTGCTGTTCTGTCCTCCAGTTGCACTATCCAGGCATACATAACATggaatttatttaatgttcaaCTTCAGAGGTGGATGGAGGAAGATGCTACTCTTCAGGCCCCAAGTGTGAAGAAGAAACGGACCAAAGGGAGGTCTTctagaaaagggacagaaaatggTGTGGCAGCTTCACACAGAGTAGACTCTCcccataaaaagaaagagaaatcttcATAA